TGTCCCGCTTGGCAATGCCGGTCCCCCCGTTCAAAAGGATCACCTGCACCTCAGGGTGAGACAGACCCTCTTCTATGGCTGCCTTAATCCGTTCGGGCTCATCAGGGACAATCGTATAAAGCGCAACCTCGTGCCCTTCCTGGTTCAGCAATTCCTTCATCAGCTTGCCGCTCTTATCTGTTTGTTCCGTACGGGTGTCTGACACCGTAATCACCATGCAAGTGACCTGTTTGGGGGCCTCCTGCTTGTGTTCAGCCGTGCTCAACTATACGTCCTCCTTTCTCTCCTCCAAGAACCGGTAACGGTAAAAAAGCGAGGCAAATTGACCGACCCGCTTGGTCCATTGATAGTTCATGTTGGCCCCAAAGACCATGCCAACTAAAGACCAGTTTTTCTTGCTGGTTTTTTTCAATCCGTAAAGCACAACAGCTTTGACCCACTGTTTAACCAGCGTTTCCAGCCACTCCTCCTTAATAAGGGTTTGGCCGTTATCAAACAAAGTCAGCTCACGGGCTTGTCCCCTATGAACATGGTGTTCGATGAGCCAGTCCCAGGCTGCCCGCTTGTGGTGCCGGGGAAGGGTCGCAGCATGAAGCACTTTCAACACCAACATTTGCTCGTAGGGGTGTTTCAAAGAGTAACCATAAGTACTAGCCACATAATGGAGCATCTTTAGATTAATAGACAACAGAGCCGGAAAATCGATGGCCAATAAGAGAGGGTGACCTGATCCCGCCAGTCCACCTTCAACCAGAGCATACAAGGGATAACGGGAGCGGAATTTCTGTTCTATATACTGCAGACGATAAAAGTCCACAGAGGGTATCTCTTCAAAACTGGATAAGCCGGACTCAAACAGCCGGGCTTCCATGACAATGCTTCGTTCAATTTCCTCACAGTTGGAATGCTTGTGAAAGAAGTTGGATATGTAGATCACCAAGTGATCAATGATGTCAATAACCGTTTTCTTCTGTTCAGCAGGAAGTGTGTTCAACCACTGAGTCAGCCAGTGATTCAGTTCCGCCTGACTGACTAACAGGTTTTTGTTAAAGGCATTCTCCTCAAGGACGTTATCCCATTCATACGTCTGCTCAGCCAGCCATTGTTCAATTTCTACACGCAATTGTTCACGTTCCTGCTCCAAGTCCGTCATCACCTTCACCCCTATTTTGTACCATTATAAAACATTAGCACGGCTGAAAAAAGCCAGGGAGATCCACTTTTCCCCTTGGCTTCTTCGTCTGCACCCATCACAGTGCTTCTTGCTTTCATCCCAGAACCTTTTAGTCACGAATCAGTTCCACAAAGTCTCCTGTTTTTAAGCCGGCTGCATTGCCTTCATCTGTATCCAGATGACAGTCCAAAGCGTAGTTATCCGAGACGCGGCACAAGACGTTTTCAAAAATAACAGCCCGTTCACCACTGGTACGGATACGCACCCGGTCGCCGTCCTTCACCCCAAATTTTTCCGCATCAGATGTATGAAAGTGAATATGACGGCTGGCAATAATCACACCTTTGTCCAGTTCCACTTCCCCTTTGGGTCCAATGATTTTGATCCCTGGTGTCCCTTCAATGTCACCGGAATCCCGGACGGGCGGATGGATCCCTAACTTAAATGAATCGGTTTTGGAAATCTCTACCTGGGAATGGCCGCGGGCGGGACCGAGGATACGCACCTTTGGAATCTCCCCCTTGGGACCGACCAAAGTGACTGTTTCCTTGGCGGCAAATTGACCGGGCTGGGACAGCGGCTTCAGTTCAGTCAGTTCATACCCTTGGCCGAACAATTGCTCCAGATGTTCGGGGGACAGATGCACATGGCGGTTGGAAATGCCAACTGGTATTTTGTTCTCCATTTGGTCTACTCCTCCTTTGTTTGACATGGCAGGATGATTTACATTGATTCGGTCCGTGCAAAGCTTAACCTCATCGTATCTCTGGCAATCATAACCTCTTCATTCGTTAGAATGACCAACACTTTCACAGGTGAGTGGGGATAATTGAGGAACGTTTCTCTGCCCCGGATACGGTTAAGGGCAGGATCCCAGTATACACCCATAAATTCCAGCCCTTTTAACACCCTTGCCCGGATCACGGGACTGTTTTCCCCAATTCCCGCTGTAAAAATAATCGCATCCACCCCCGACATGCGGGCGGCATAACTGCCAATATATTTGTGAATCCGGCTGGCAAACAGGTCTAAAGCCAGCTCAGCCCGGGGATTGCCGTTTTGGGCTTCATCCTCAATTTCCCGAAGGTCACTGGAGATACCGGAAACCCCCAATAGACCGCTTTTTTTGTTTAATACTTCAAACACCACCTCATCGGCTGTTTTGCCTGTTTTTTTCATGATATAGGGAATAAGAGCAGGGTCGATATTACCTGAACGGGTGCCCATTGTCACACCGGCCAATGGTGTAAAGCCCATGGAAGTGTCAATCGATTTGCCATGCATAACGGCAGCGATACTGGCCCCATTGCCCAGATGACAGCTGATCAGGCGCAACTGATCCAAAGGCAGGTTGAGAATCTCAGCGGCACGGTGGGTGACATATTTATGGGATGTCCCGTGAAAGCCGTATTTACGGATCCCGTATTTTTTGTAATACTCATAAGGCAGACTGTATAAAAACGACTGTTCCGGCATTGTTTGATGAAAAGCAGTGTCAAAGACGGCCACAGCAGGGACATTGGGCAGAACCTCTTGAAAGGCCCGTATACCAACCAGGTTGGCCGGATTATGCAAGGGTGCAAGCTCGGAACATGCTTCAATGCCTTTGATCACATCCTCATCAATTAAGACGGAATCATGAAACCGTTCGCCGCCGTGAACCACACGGTGACCCACTCCTTCGATGTCATCAATAGAGTCAATGATCCTGTACTCCACCAATTTTTCCAATAACAGTGTGACTGCTGCTTGATGGTCGGGAACATCGACACTTTCCCTCTTCTTAGCCCCGTTAACAGTGATCGTTAAGATGCCATCATCCAGTCCAATCCTCTCAATGACACCTTTAGTTAACACTTCTTCCTCAGGCATTTGCAGCAGCTGAAATTTCAACGATGAGCTTCCGCAGTTAATGGCCATTATCTTGGGCATGATTTGTTCACCTCGATCCACTCTTCAATCTGAGCCCAGACCCTGCCCAGCTGATGTTTATTTGTAAATGAGGGCAGCTGGGCCAGCAAGGTTTGGCGGGGTGGCTTCACAGCTTCTCCTTTTTTTTGCAGAATGAAAATACTTTTATGTATGCTCCCTGTTTGGAACAGGCTGTCCGGCAACTGCAGCAAGGCTTGAATATGGGTTTCCCTGGTGATCAACTCCCTCAGCCGGGCAGCACCCGGTTCAGTGAACAGGCGGTTGGGAATTAGGAAAAACAGGTATGCGGCCTCGTCAGCCAAATGAATGGCTTGCTCTATAAACAAATGATGGATAAAATTCTCCTGATCATCCCGATAAAGCTCATACCGTTTGGCATTGTCATAGTCAGGATAGATCCCCACAGGCATATCGCACACCACCAGGTTGACCCGGGAAAAATAAACCGGCTTTAAGGCATCCTGGCGAAAGAATTCTATCGAATGTTTCTGTAAGTTGGCATTCACATAGGCCAAACGAACCAGCACAGGATCCGCTTCCACACCGATTCCTTCTGTTTTCCCTTGTAGATGGTTAAGTACACAGGTTAACAGATTACCGGAACCACAGGCTAAATCTACAACTGTTTCCGGCTGTTGTGCCTCTCTTGAACAAAAAAGTTGAGCCAAATGGGCTATCAAGAGAGCCACAGCGTCAGGGGTTAGTCCGGCGCCGGGTGGAAGGGAACCTTCTTTCATCCCTTTCAGCGTGGCCAGTTGAAAGGCCCGCCTGATCTCCTCACGTCCTGAAGTGAGGGTCCCAAAACGACTAATGATATGACCCAGTTTTTGAACTGTCTCTTCATCTGCGTCAATCACTGGCTCACCTTGGAACAAACTTTTGCCGAGGTCAATTAAGGCTTCCACATAGGGTTTACCCTGTGCCTGTTTGATTAATTGTGCCCCTTGATCCATGAGTTCAAACAACACTTCGGTATTCGCCTTACTGTTCATGACGTCCTCTCCCCTCTGCTGGTCCCTCCCCATTATAACGTCTGGAGTGAAGGTAAAAAATGAAAATTGTGTTGAGTTTACAAACCCAACACAATTCTATTATAAACCTAATTCATCCGCTGATGTCCGTTTGGAGTCGAATGTTTTTTTCTTGTTTTTATTCGTCATGTTTTGAATTTTATCCATTAGTTGTGGAGCAAACTCCAGGATGCGGTCATACAAGTGGGTTTGACCATCGATATGCACCATTTTGATTCCGCCGGCATTGACCACAAGGAAGGCGACCGGAGTAATGGAGACACCGCCCCCGCTGCCCCCGCCGAATGGAAGCTTTTGTCCGTTACCTTGGTTGCCGCCGTTACCATACGGGCTGCCACCATTTCCAGCTGCACTGGTCTGGTCATCAAAATCAAATTCACTTCCCCCTGCAGCAAAACCAAATCCTACTTTGGATACAGGCAGGATGACACTGCCATCCGGCGTCTCAACTGGATCACCGACAATGGTGTTCACATCAACCATCTCTTTCAGGTTTTCCATTGCGGTTTTCATTAAGCCTTGAATGGGGTGTTCTTCCATGTTACATCACGCCTCTTTCTCAGATTTAGAAGGATTCGTATTCCTGCTAAGATAGCATGTCCAAATCGAAATCGGATCATACATGTAAATTCCGTTTCTAATTTTTTTTCTTGAAAGAGCGGTTGAACATACATCCGGGGCACGGTACGCAAGGTGAGATAGGCGCTTAACAAACCGACCAATGTTGATTTGATGCTCCACGCCACTCCAGTGAGCATACCGGTTTCATCGGCATACCCAGTGCCGATTCTGGAGTGCCACTCCATTTTGACCAGCCGGATCCGGTTTAAAAATGATTTGACAATGCCATGCAAACCATGAATACGTTTAATCAGGTTGTAGATGCGATGATGGAGTTGAAACATCTCGCCAGGTGTCATCTTAAAATTTTTTTGATCCTGTGGCTGCTCCTCGCTCTCCACCTCCACCTGGTAGATCATTCCTGATAAATCATTGGCCAATTTGAAAATTTGGAGCTCATTTTTGAAATTAATCAGGCCAAACCAGGCTCTGACCTGGGTTCTAAGCAAATCATTCTTATCCTGACGTATAAAATGGATAGAAATGTGCAGCTGGGTCAGCAGCATAATGAGAATGAAACAGCACTG
The DNA window shown above is from Caldalkalibacillus uzonensis and carries:
- a CDS encoding MogA/MoaB family molybdenum cofactor biosynthesis protein, with protein sequence MSTAEHKQEAPKQVTCMVITVSDTRTEQTDKSGKLMKELLNQEGHEVALYTIVPDEPERIKAAIEEGLSHPEVQVILLNGGTGIAKRDTTYETVAALLEKEMPGFGEIFRYLSYTEDIGSAAILSRAIAGTCRDKAIFSTPGSSGAVKLAMSKIILPELGHVVRELTKDKT
- the ytfJ gene encoding GerW family sporulation protein — translated: MEEHPIQGLMKTAMENLKEMVDVNTIVGDPVETPDGSVILPVSKVGFGFAAGGSEFDFDDQTSAAGNGGSPYGNGGNQGNGQKLPFGGGSGGGVSITPVAFLVVNAGGIKMVHIDGQTHLYDRILEFAPQLMDKIQNMTNKNKKKTFDSKRTSADELGL
- a CDS encoding class I SAM-dependent methyltransferase, with protein sequence MNSKANTEVLFELMDQGAQLIKQAQGKPYVEALIDLGKSLFQGEPVIDADEETVQKLGHIISRFGTLTSGREEIRRAFQLATLKGMKEGSLPPGAGLTPDAVALLIAHLAQLFCSREAQQPETVVDLACGSGNLLTCVLNHLQGKTEGIGVEADPVLVRLAYVNANLQKHSIEFFRQDALKPVYFSRVNLVVCDMPVGIYPDYDNAKRYELYRDDQENFIHHLFIEQAIHLADEAAYLFFLIPNRLFTEPGAARLRELITRETHIQALLQLPDSLFQTGSIHKSIFILQKKGEAVKPPRQTLLAQLPSFTNKHQLGRVWAQIEEWIEVNKSCPR
- the pduL gene encoding phosphate propanoyltransferase, coding for MENKIPVGISNRHVHLSPEHLEQLFGQGYELTELKPLSQPGQFAAKETVTLVGPKGEIPKVRILGPARGHSQVEISKTDSFKLGIHPPVRDSGDIEGTPGIKIIGPKGEVELDKGVIIASRHIHFHTSDAEKFGVKDGDRVRIRTSGERAVIFENVLCRVSDNYALDCHLDTDEGNAAGLKTGDFVELIRD
- a CDS encoding EcsC family protein; its protein translation is MTDLEQEREQLRVEIEQWLAEQTYEWDNVLEENAFNKNLLVSQAELNHWLTQWLNTLPAEQKKTVIDIIDHLVIYISNFFHKHSNCEEIERSIVMEARLFESGLSSFEEIPSVDFYRLQYIEQKFRSRYPLYALVEGGLAGSGHPLLLAIDFPALLSINLKMLHYVASTYGYSLKHPYEQMLVLKVLHAATLPRHHKRAAWDWLIEHHVHRGQARELTLFDNGQTLIKEEWLETLVKQWVKAVVLYGLKKTSKKNWSLVGMVFGANMNYQWTKRVGQFASLFYRYRFLEERKEDV
- a CDS encoding DUF2953 domain-containing protein, with amino-acid sequence MTYVLATVLAQCCFILIMLLTQLHISIHFIRQDKNDLLRTQVRAWFGLINFKNELQIFKLANDLSGMIYQVEVESEEQPQDQKNFKMTPGEMFQLHHRIYNLIKRIHGLHGIVKSFLNRIRLVKMEWHSRIGTGYADETGMLTGVAWSIKSTLVGLLSAYLTLRTVPRMYVQPLFQEKKLETEFTCMIRFRFGHAILAGIRILLNLRKRRDVTWKNTPFKA
- a CDS encoding acetate kinase, which translates into the protein MPKIMAINCGSSSLKFQLLQMPEEEVLTKGVIERIGLDDGILTITVNGAKKRESVDVPDHQAAVTLLLEKLVEYRIIDSIDDIEGVGHRVVHGGERFHDSVLIDEDVIKGIEACSELAPLHNPANLVGIRAFQEVLPNVPAVAVFDTAFHQTMPEQSFLYSLPYEYYKKYGIRKYGFHGTSHKYVTHRAAEILNLPLDQLRLISCHLGNGASIAAVMHGKSIDTSMGFTPLAGVTMGTRSGNIDPALIPYIMKKTGKTADEVVFEVLNKKSGLLGVSGISSDLREIEDEAQNGNPRAELALDLFASRIHKYIGSYAARMSGVDAIIFTAGIGENSPVIRARVLKGLEFMGVYWDPALNRIRGRETFLNYPHSPVKVLVILTNEEVMIARDTMRLSFARTESM